The Streptomyces rimosus genomic interval CACGGCGCGGCCGCCGCCCTACGGGGCCGGAGGCTCCGCCTCGTCCCCCCGCAGCAGCGCCAGGAAGTCCCCGAACGCCGCCGTCATGTCCACTTCCTCCGGCTCCAGCAGCCACTGGAGCTGGAGCCCGTCCATCACGGCGGCCAGCAGCGGCGCCGCCCGCTCCGGCGTCAGCCCGCCCGGCAGCCGGTCGCCGTACTCCGTGCGCAGCACCTCGGCCAGCGCCTCCCGCACCCGCCGGAACCGCCGTTCGAAGAAGTCGCGGGCCGGATGGCCCTCGGTGACGCTGTCCCCGGCCAGGACCGTGTACGTCTGGACGACGCCGGGCCGCCCGGCGTTGTACTCGACCAGCCCGGCCAGCGTGTCCGTACGCCAGGCGCCGGTGGCCGCGGCGGCGGCCGTGTCCCACTGGTCGCGCGCCTCCAGGACGCCGACCAGCAGCAGCTCCTTGCTGGGGAAGTGGTGCAGCAGGCCCTGCTGGGTCAGTCCGGCGCGCTCGGCGACGGCGGCGAGTGACGTGCCCCGGTAGCCGCGCTCGGCGATCAGTTCCATGGCGGCCCGGAGGATCGCCTCGCGCCGCTCCGCGCGCTGCGCCTCGCGCCCCCCGCCGCTCCGGCGGCCGGACGGCCGCGGCTGGTCTCGTGCAGTCACGGGCCGAGCGTAACCCCGCGGACTGCCCCATCCGTCGGATAACCAGAAGATAACGGTACCTACCGTCCGCCAGGTGAAACCGTCACAATCAGGCCGAGGGGCCGGATCCGTACGTCCCGGATGCGTACGTCCACGACAGGGAGAGCCGTATGACCGACCACCGAAGCGCCTACGCCGCGGCCGTCGCCCCGGCCGTCGAGGACGCCCTCGGCAAGCTGGACCTGGACACCAAGGCCCGGCTGCTGGCCGGGCAGGACGTCTGGACGCTGCCCGCGGTCCCGGAGATCGGGCTGCGGTCGCTGGTCATGTCGGACGGGCCGGTCGGCGTACGCGGCCGGCAGTGGGGTGCCGGGGACCCCTCCGTCGCGCTTCCCAGCCCCACCGCGCTGGCCGCCACCTGGGACGCGGACCTGGCGCGCCGCGCCGGCCGGCTGCTCGCCCAGGAGGCGCGCCGCAAAGGCGTGCACGTCCTCCTGGCGCCCACCGTCAACCTGCACCGCTCCCCGCTCGGCGGCCGGCACTTCGAGTGCTTCTCCGAGGACCCGTATCTGACCGGCGTGATCGGCGCGGGATACGTCGCCGGGGTCCAGGACGGCGGGGTCGGCACGACCGTCAAGCACTTCGTCGGCAACGACGCCGAGACCGAGCGCTTCACCGTCGACAACCGGATCGCCCCGCGCCCCCTGCGCGAGCTGTACCTGGCGCCCTTCGAGCACATCGTCGAAACCGCCCGCCCCTGGGGCATCATGACGGCCTACAACCAGGTCAACGGCGCGACGATGACCGAACACCGCGAACTGGTCGACGGCGTGCTGCGGGGCGAGTGGGGCTTCGACGGGGTCAACGTCTCGGACTGGACGGCGGCCCGCGACACGGTACGGGCGCTGCGCGGCGGCCTGGACCTCGCGATGCCGGGTCCGCACACGGTCTTCGGGCCGGCGCTCGCGGACGCCGTCCGCGCGGGCCGGGTCATGGAGGCCGAGGTGGACGCCGCGGTCCGCCGCGTGCTGCTGCTCGCCGCCCGCACGGGCTGCCTGGAGAGCGTCCCGCCCGCCGTCACCCCGGCCGACGTGCCGAAGGACATCGACGGCCGCGCCCTGGCCCGCGAGATCGCCCGCCGGTCCTTCGTCCTGGTACGCAACGAGCCGGTCGTACGAGGCGAGCAGGACGTACGGGACGCGCCGGCCGTACGCGAGCCCGCCCTGCCTCTCGACCCCCGCACCCTCCGCAAGATCGCCGTCATCGGTGCCGCCGCCAAGGACGCCCGGGTGCTCGGTGGCGGCTCCGCCACCGTCTTCCCCGAGCGGATCGTCTCCCCGCTGGACGGCCTGCGCGCCGCCCTGCCCGCCGGGACCGAGGTCACCTACGCGGTCGGCGCCGACCCGCGCACGAAGGTCCCGCACGCCCGCGCGGGCTTCGAACTGTGCGCCCGCTACTACGGCGCCGACGGCGCGCTGCTCGCCGAACAGCCGCAGTTCGACGGCAAGGTGCAGGCCATGGGCCGCCTCCCGGACGGGGTCACACAGCGCACCCTGCACAGCGTGGAACTGGCCGGCCGCTTCACCCCGCAGGCGTCCGGCGCCCACACCTTCGCCGTCTCCGGCACCGGCGAGCTGCGCCTGACCATCGGCGACCGGGTGCTGTTCGACGCTTCCTGCTCCCCGGAAACGGACGACCCGTTCGAGGCGTTCATGAACCCGGCGGAGCACCGCCTGGAGGCGGAACTGGCGGCCGGGCAGCCCCTGGACGTGGCGCTGCGGTTCGTGCCGCGCAGCACCGGGCTCGGCGCGGACATGCCCGTACTGACCTTCGCGCTCGGCCACGCGGAGCCGCAGCCCGACCCGGACGCCGAGCTCGACGAGGCGGTACGGGCCGCGGCCGGCGCGGACGCCGCGATCGTGGTCGTGGCCACCACCGAGGAGACCGAGTCCGAGGGCTTCGACCGTACGGGCCTGGCCCTGCCCGGCCGCCAAGACGAACTGGTCTCCCGGGTGGCCGCCGCCAACCCGTACACGGTCGTGGTCGTCAACTCCGGCTCCCCGGTGGAGCTTCCGTGGCGCGACGAGGTGCCCGCCGTCCTGCTCGGCTGGTTCCCGGGCCAGGAGGCGGGGGCCGCGCTGGCCGACGTCCTGCTGGGCACGCACGAGCCGGGCGGCCGGCTGCCCACCACCTGGCCCGCCCGCCTGGCGGACGCCCCGGTCACCCAGGTCACCCCGGTGGACGGCGAAATCCACTACGAGGAGGGCGTCTTCATCGGCTACCGCGCCTGGCAGCGCCGGGAGCGGAAGGGGGCGGGCCCGGCACCTGCGTACCCCTTCGGGCACGGCCTGGGCTACACCGACTGGAGTTACGAGTCCCTGGAGGCGACCCCGGCGCGCGCCCGCGTCCGGGTGCGCAACACCGGCTCGCGGCACGGGCGCGAGGTCGTACAGATCTACCTCGCGCCCCTGACCAGGGTGGCGGGCCACGTACCGGCGGAGCGCCCGGACCGCTGGCTGGCCGGTTTCGCGACGGTGGAGGCCGCCCCGGGCGAAACCGCCGAGGCCGAGATCGCGCTGCCCCGCCGCGCCTTCGAGATCTGGGACGAGCGATCCGGCACCCGCCGCTTCATCGACGGCACCTATGCGATCGAAGCGGCCCGCAGCGTCACCGACCGGCGGCTGACGGCGCGGGTGACGGTGGCCTGACCAGCGCGGGGCGGCCGGCGACGGCGCGATTGTCAGTGCCGTGACCTACGTTGAGCGCATGAGTTGGGACGTTTGCATCATGCGGTTTCCGCCCGGGATCGCGTCGGTGGAGGAGATCGCCGCTGACTGGGACCCGCCGAGCCTGGGCACCGGCCGGGAGATCCGTGCCGCCCTCGACGCGTGCCTGCCGGGCATCGTCTACACGGAGGACGGATGGGGCGACTACGAAGGGCCTGGCTTCTCCCTCAGCACCCCGGTCAAGGAGGCGGACGACGCGCCGGTCACCGGAGTCGGCCTGTTCATCCACGGTGACTGCGAGACCGCGGCCCATGCGGCGCTCGCGGTCGCGGACAAGCTGAACGCCCGGGCCGTCGCCACCGGCACGGAGGGATTCCTCACCGCGGATTCCGCGCGGTCGGCCTTCGACGCCTGGCGCGCGTACCGCGATCGCATAGTGAGCGGCGGTGAGGCCGCCTGACCTCACCGCCCCACCGTCACCCCCACATCGCCCCCGTCGCTGTGCGCCTTGATCTTGTGCGGGGAGGCGCTGTCCACGCTGCCGGTGACGTTGCGGTTGCCGCCGTCCGTGGTGGCGTCGATCGCGTAGCGGCCCTGGGGGAGGCGTACGGAGACGTTACCGCCGCCGGAGTGGGCGTCGACGCGGTCCGGAACGGCGGTGAAGCGGGCGTCGATCATGCCGCCGTCGGTGCTCGCGGTGGTCTGCTTGCCCCGGGCGTCGCTGATGTTGATGTCGCCGCCGCTGGTCTCGGCGGTGAGGGGGCCGGCGGTCTGCCGGACGTCGATGTTGCCGCCGCTGGTCCTGGTGCCGACGGTTCCCGTGATGCCCGTGACGCCGATGTTGCCGCCGTCGGTGCTGAGGGTGACCGCCACCGACGGCGGCACCCGCACCTCGTAGCTGACGTTGCACGTGCCGTTCGACCGGCCGCAGTCCTCCGCGGTGAGGTTCAGGGCGCCGTCTTTGAGGGAGTGCCGGGTAACGGGCTTCTGCTTGCCGTATTCGAGCCGTTCGGTGACCTTGACCCGGCCGTCGGCGGTGTCGTCGGCGACGACCTTGATGTCGCCGCCCGGCGTCGACACGTCCAGCTTCGCGGTCTTCCCGTCCACCGTGTAGGTCTGCTCGCTCTCGGTGACCTTGCCGGTCAGTTCGCAGCCGGTGGCGACGACGGCCAGCGTGACGAGGGCGGCGGAGGCCAGGGCGGTGCGGGTGGTGCGGTGTCCGGATCTGGCGGGGCGGCGTGCGGTCATGCCGGTCATCCTCTCGCGGCCCGCGTCCCGTACGTATCCCCAGAAGGAACGATCTCCCGGCCGCCTCCCCTAAGGGGCGCCCGGTGACCGGCGCCGGGGCCCGCGTCCGCTTGCACGGTTCCGTCCCGTCCAGTCCGCTACGTCCCCTTACGGGTGATCTCTCGGAACGCCATCTCCGCCAGCTCCCGCTGGCCCTCCCGGCCGGGGTGGAACCAGTCCCAGGCGCTCAACTCGGCGCCGGTGAAGCGGAAGTCGAAGACGGAGCGGTCGAAGCGGCACAGCGCGTCCTTCGCGCAGACCGACTCCAGGGCCTTGTTGTACGCCTGCACCCGTTCCCGCACGCTCTGCCGCCGGGTGTCCGCCGCCTTCGACAGGTCGTCCGGGTCGCGCAGCATCGACCCGCAGATGCCCAGTTTCCAGATCTGCTTGCCGAGCTGGTTCTGCCGTCCCTGCGACCACAGCCGCATCAGGTCGGGGACGGCGGCGACGTACACCTGCGTCTTGGGCAGGGCCCGCCGCAGCTTGCGCAGCGAGGTCTCGAAATCGGCGCGGAAGGCGGCCTCGGAGGTCATGGCGCCGACCTCGTTGCGGCAGGCGTCGTTCGCGCCCACCAGGACGGTGACCAGCTCGGGCCGCTTCCGTACGGCCCGGTCGACCTGGCCCGGCAGGTCGCGTATCAGCGCGCCGGTCCTCGCGAAGTTCCAGCTGTGCGTGGCGGGGTCCTTCACCAGCCGCCGGGCGACGCTGTTCACCTGCGGGTCCGTGCCGGTGGCCCAGGAGACGGCGGGGCAGTCGGCCAGGACCGAGCAGGCGTCGAACCCGACGGTGATGGAGTCGCCGAGCGCGGCGACGGACGCGGGGTCGGTGCGCCACGCCGGGGAGGGCTTGGGGGAGGGGCGGTGTGCCGCAGGTCCGCCGTCGTCCGGGTCGCCGCAGCCGGCCAGGGACAGAAAAAGCGCGGTCGCCGTGCCGGCGGCGACCGCGGCGGTGCGGGCCCTGATTGGCCGAAAGGGCCGATTGACCCTTGCCATCCCCTGTCCCCCTCCGGCGTGCGAGTGATATCTGTTCGGTACCGACGGTACGTCACCCCTCGACGGCCGCTTGCGCGGTAGCTTGTGCCGTGGCCCGTAGGGTCCTCGCCCGACGGCACCGGCACAGTCGGCACGGATGCATTACATCACGTCATTTACTGTCCCTTTTGCGGCAAATTGGGGCTAATGGTGTTTACTGTAGGTAACCTCGGATGCTGGTGCCGACGTGATCACTGGGGCAGAATGCTTGCAGCTGTCCCGGCCGCGACCGGAACGGGCACGAGGCCGCTGGGGAAGGCGAACCTCGAACCGTATCGGAGGTCCCGGTGACGACACGTGGAGTTCTGTACGTCCACTCCGCGCCGCGCGCGCTGTGCCCGCACGTCGAATGGGCCGTCGCGGGCGTGCTCGGTGTGCGCGTCAACCTCGACTGGATCCGCCAGCCGGCGTCCCCCGGGACGTGGAGAGCCGAGTTCTCCTGGCAGGGCGAGTCCGGTACGGCCTCCAAACTCGCCTCCGCCCTGCGCGGCTGGCACCTGCTGCGCTTCGAGGTGACCGCCGAGCCCTGCGCCACCGCCGAGGGCGAGCGCTACAGCGCCACCCCCGAACTGGGCATCTTCCACGCCGTCACCGGCATCCACGGCGACATCCTCATCCCGGAGGACCGGCTGCGCGCCGCGCTGGCCCGCTCGGCGGGCGGCGAGACGGAGCTGGCGGCCGAGGTCGCCAAGCTGCTCGGCAAGCCCTGGGACGACGAGCTGGAGCCCTTCCGGTACGCGGGCGAGGGCGCCCCGGTCCGCTGGCTGCACCAGGTCGTCTGAGACCGGCCGCGTCGCGCTTTCCCTGGAGCGCGCTCCAAGCCGTAGCGTGCGGACATGCCTGACAAGACCTCAGTGGCGGTGCTCGGCACCGGAATCATGGGCTCGGCGATGGCCCGCAACCTCGCCGGCGCCGGCCTCGACGTACGCGCCTGGAACCGCACCCGCGCCAAGGCCGAGCCACTGGCCGCCGACGGCGTACGGGTGGTGGACACCCCGGCCGAGGCGGTGGACGGCGCGGACGCCGTCCTGACCGTCCTGCTGGACGGACCAGCCGTCCTGGACGCGATGCGGCAGAGCACCCCCGCGCTGCGCGCCAAAACCCTCTGGCTCCAGATGAGCACCGTCGGTGCCGACGGAGTCGACCCGCTCGCCGCCTTCGCCCGCGAACACGGCCTGGACCTCGTCGACGCGCCGGTGCTCGGCACGAAGGAACCCGCGGAAAAGGGCCTGCTGACCGTTCTGGCGGCCGGGCCGCAGGAGGTACGGGACCGGGCCGGGCGGATCCTCGACGTCGTCGGACAGCGCACCCTGTGGCTCGGCGAGGACGCGGCGGCGGGCACCGCCAGCCGCCTCAAACTGGCCGTCAACAGCTGGGTGCTCACCGTCATCAACGGCACGGGCGAGGCGCTCGCGCTCGCCCAGGGCCTCGGCGTGGACCCGCGCGCCCTCCTGGACGCGGTCGCCGGCGGCCCGCTCGACCTGCCGTACCTCCGGATGAAGTCGGAGCTGATCCTCTCCGGCGACTATCCGGCCAGCTTCACGGTCTCCGCCGCGCGCAAGGACGCCCGGCTGATCGCGGAGGCGGCCGAACGGGCCGGCGTACGGATGGATCTGGCGACGGCGGCGGCGGAGCGCTTCCGGCGGGCGGAGGAGCAGGGGCACGGCGACGAGGACGGGGCCGCGGCGTACTTCGCGAGCTTCGACGGCTGAGGGCCCGCCGTACGCATACGGCAAGGGGCCGCGCCGAAACGGCGCGGCCCCTGTGACGCTCGGGCTGGTCCGGGTCAGACGGTCCGGAAGGCCAGTACCACGTTGTGACCGCCGAAGCCGAACGAGTCGTTCAGCGCCGCGATGGTGCCCTCGGCGGGCAGCTCGCGCTTGACGTCGCGGACGATGTCCGCGTCCGCCTCGGGGTCGAGGTTCTGGATGTTGATCGTCGGCGGCGCCACCCGGTGGTACAGCGCCAGGATCGAGGCCACGGTCTCCACACCGCCCGCGCCGCCCAGGAGGTGGCCGGTCATCGACTTGGTGGCGGAGATCGCCATGTGGTCGGCCTCGGTGCCGAAGACCTTGCGCAGCGCCTTCAGCTCGGCCAGGTCGCCCAGCGGCGTCGAGGTCGCGTGCGCGTTGACGTGCGCGATCTCGGCGGGCTTGAGGTCGGTGTTGGCGAGCAGGTTCTGCAGGGCGTGCGCGATGCCGTTGCCGGACGGCTCGGGCTGCACGATGTCGTGGCTGTCGGCGGAGATGCCCTGGCCGACGGCCTCGGCGTAGATCCGCGCGCCGCGCTTGGCGGCGTGGTCGGCCGACTCCAGGACGATCACGCCGGAGCCCTCGCCGAGCACGAAGCCGTTGCGGTCGGCGTCGTAGGGGCGGGAGGCGCCCTGCGGATCGTCGTTGTCCTTGGACATCGCCATCATGTTGCCGAACGCGGCGATCGGCAGCGGGTGGATGGCGGCTTCCGTACCGCCCGCGACGACGACGTCGGCGCGGCCCGTGCGGATCATCTCGATGGCGTAGCCGATGGCCTCGGCGCCGGAGGCGCAGGCGCTGACCGGGGTGTGCACACCGGCCCGCGCGTTGACCTCCAGGCCGACGTTGGCCGACGGGCTGTTCGGCATCAGCATCGGCACGGTGTGCGGGGAGACGCGGCGCGAGCCCTTCTCCCGCAGGATGTCGTACTGGTTCAGCAGGGTGGTCACGCCGCCGATGCCGGAGGCGATGACCGCGCCGAGCCGGTCGGGATCCACGGAGGCGTCCTCGCCGGCCCTGGCGTCGAAACCGGCGTCCGCCCACGCCTCACGGGCCGCGATCAGCGCGAGCTGCGCCGAGCGGTCCAGCTTGCGGGCCTGCGCCCGGGGGATGACCTCGCCCGGGTCGACGGCCGCCGAGGCGGCGATGCGGACGGGGAGGTCGGCTGCCCAGTCCTGGGTGAGGGCGCTGACACCGGACCGGCCGGCCAGCATCCCCTCCCAGGTCGAGGCACTGTCGCCACCCAGCGGTGTGGTTGCGCCGATACCGGTGACGACCACGGTGCGACTGGTCGCGTTCACGGAAATTCCTACTCCACAGGTCGAGGGGTTGAGAATCACGGCGCCACCGCGGGGTGGCGACATGCGCCGGGCCGGATCAGCCCTGGTGCTTGAGGATGTA includes:
- a CDS encoding beta-glucosidase family protein; translated protein: MTDHRSAYAAAVAPAVEDALGKLDLDTKARLLAGQDVWTLPAVPEIGLRSLVMSDGPVGVRGRQWGAGDPSVALPSPTALAATWDADLARRAGRLLAQEARRKGVHVLLAPTVNLHRSPLGGRHFECFSEDPYLTGVIGAGYVAGVQDGGVGTTVKHFVGNDAETERFTVDNRIAPRPLRELYLAPFEHIVETARPWGIMTAYNQVNGATMTEHRELVDGVLRGEWGFDGVNVSDWTAARDTVRALRGGLDLAMPGPHTVFGPALADAVRAGRVMEAEVDAAVRRVLLLAARTGCLESVPPAVTPADVPKDIDGRALAREIARRSFVLVRNEPVVRGEQDVRDAPAVREPALPLDPRTLRKIAVIGAAAKDARVLGGGSATVFPERIVSPLDGLRAALPAGTEVTYAVGADPRTKVPHARAGFELCARYYGADGALLAEQPQFDGKVQAMGRLPDGVTQRTLHSVELAGRFTPQASGAHTFAVSGTGELRLTIGDRVLFDASCSPETDDPFEAFMNPAEHRLEAELAAGQPLDVALRFVPRSTGLGADMPVLTFALGHAEPQPDPDAELDEAVRAAAGADAAIVVVATTEETESEGFDRTGLALPGRQDELVSRVAAANPYTVVVVNSGSPVELPWRDEVPAVLLGWFPGQEAGAALADVLLGTHEPGGRLPTTWPARLADAPVTQVTPVDGEIHYEEGVFIGYRAWQRRERKGAGPAPAYPFGHGLGYTDWSYESLEATPARARVRVRNTGSRHGREVVQIYLAPLTRVAGHVPAERPDRWLAGFATVEAAPGETAEAEIALPRRAFEIWDERSGTRRFIDGTYAIEAARSVTDRRLTARVTVA
- a CDS encoding SGNH/GDSL hydrolase family protein, translated to MARVNRPFRPIRARTAAVAAGTATALFLSLAGCGDPDDGGPAAHRPSPKPSPAWRTDPASVAALGDSITVGFDACSVLADCPAVSWATGTDPQVNSVARRLVKDPATHSWNFARTGALIRDLPGQVDRAVRKRPELVTVLVGANDACRNEVGAMTSEAAFRADFETSLRKLRRALPKTQVYVAAVPDLMRLWSQGRQNQLGKQIWKLGICGSMLRDPDDLSKAADTRRQSVRERVQAYNKALESVCAKDALCRFDRSVFDFRFTGAELSAWDWFHPGREGQRELAEMAFREITRKGT
- a CDS encoding beta-ketoacyl-[acyl-carrier-protein] synthase family protein is translated as MNATSRTVVVTGIGATTPLGGDSASTWEGMLAGRSGVSALTQDWAADLPVRIAASAAVDPGEVIPRAQARKLDRSAQLALIAAREAWADAGFDARAGEDASVDPDRLGAVIASGIGGVTTLLNQYDILREKGSRRVSPHTVPMLMPNSPSANVGLEVNARAGVHTPVSACASGAEAIGYAIEMIRTGRADVVVAGGTEAAIHPLPIAAFGNMMAMSKDNDDPQGASRPYDADRNGFVLGEGSGVIVLESADHAAKRGARIYAEAVGQGISADSHDIVQPEPSGNGIAHALQNLLANTDLKPAEIAHVNAHATSTPLGDLAELKALRKVFGTEADHMAISATKSMTGHLLGGAGGVETVASILALYHRVAPPTINIQNLDPEADADIVRDVKRELPAEGTIAALNDSFGFGGHNVVLAFRTV
- a CDS encoding NAD(P)-dependent oxidoreductase; translated protein: MPDKTSVAVLGTGIMGSAMARNLAGAGLDVRAWNRTRAKAEPLAADGVRVVDTPAEAVDGADAVLTVLLDGPAVLDAMRQSTPALRAKTLWLQMSTVGADGVDPLAAFAREHGLDLVDAPVLGTKEPAEKGLLTVLAAGPQEVRDRAGRILDVVGQRTLWLGEDAAAGTASRLKLAVNSWVLTVINGTGEALALAQGLGVDPRALLDAVAGGPLDLPYLRMKSELILSGDYPASFTVSAARKDARLIAEAAERAGVRMDLATAAAERFRRAEEQGHGDEDGAAAYFASFDG
- a CDS encoding TetR/AcrR family transcriptional regulator codes for the protein MELIAERGYRGTSLAAVAERAGLTQQGLLHHFPSKELLLVGVLEARDQWDTAAAAATGAWRTDTLAGLVEYNAGRPGVVQTYTVLAGDSVTEGHPARDFFERRFRRVREALAEVLRTEYGDRLPGGLTPERAAPLLAAVMDGLQLQWLLEPEEVDMTAAFGDFLALLRGDEAEPPAP
- a CDS encoding DUF3145 domain-containing protein, coding for MTTRGVLYVHSAPRALCPHVEWAVAGVLGVRVNLDWIRQPASPGTWRAEFSWQGESGTASKLASALRGWHLLRFEVTAEPCATAEGERYSATPELGIFHAVTGIHGDILIPEDRLRAALARSAGGETELAAEVAKLLGKPWDDELEPFRYAGEGAPVRWLHQVV
- a CDS encoding DUF4097 family beta strand repeat-containing protein, encoding MTARRPARSGHRTTRTALASAALVTLAVVATGCELTGKVTESEQTYTVDGKTAKLDVSTPGGDIKVVADDTADGRVKVTERLEYGKQKPVTRHSLKDGALNLTAEDCGRSNGTCNVSYEVRVPPSVAVTLSTDGGNIGVTGITGTVGTRTSGGNIDVRQTAGPLTAETSGGDINISDARGKQTTASTDGGMIDARFTAVPDRVDAHSGGGNVSVRLPQGRYAIDATTDGGNRNVTGSVDSASPHKIKAHSDGGDVGVTVGR